One window of Mesorhizobium sp. WSM4904 genomic DNA carries:
- a CDS encoding alpha/beta fold hydrolase, whose product MTAVGDPALPLPDDEAGSIYRDVDRLSHALLAAFTAGISPISLLQAWQDWLLHMSASPGKQGEVCAKAVEKVARLSDFLFRCGLGMGAAAPTIMPLPQDRRFQHQSWQAFPFNAMQQAFLLSQQWWHNATTGLPGVTRKHERLVEFYSRQILDTVSPSNFPALNPEIIDRTVRENGTNFVSGANNLVDDLLRLIDGRPPTGAESFRPGMEVAVTPGEVVFRNELIELIRFAPMTGAVKEEPILIVPAWIMKYYILDLSPRNSLVRYLVQSGFTVFCISWRNPGTDQSGLSLDDYRRLGVMAAMDAVGKATGSSRIHGAGYCLGGTLLSIAASAMARDGDHRFASLSLFAAQVDFEEPGELGLFIDESQIALLEDMMWVEGTLDQRRMAGAFQMLRSQDLIWSRIVREYLLGERAPMTDLMAWNADSTRMPFRMQSQYLRQLYLDNDLVEGRFRVGGRPVHLEDIGSPVFAVGTETDHVAPWRSVFKLTYLLDTDIDFVLTSSGHNAGIVSEPGHPGRSYRRLSCRHADIRPDADEWAKNATVTHGSWWPAWVEWLTRYSSREVAADRFDAAAGLKAICAAPGTYVLER is encoded by the coding sequence GTGACCGCGGTCGGCGACCCCGCGCTGCCACTGCCGGACGATGAAGCCGGGAGCATCTATCGCGATGTCGATCGGCTCTCGCATGCCTTGCTGGCGGCCTTCACCGCAGGCATTTCGCCGATCAGCCTCCTGCAAGCCTGGCAAGACTGGCTGCTGCACATGTCCGCATCACCAGGCAAGCAAGGGGAGGTCTGCGCCAAAGCGGTCGAAAAGGTTGCGCGGCTGAGTGACTTTCTTTTCCGCTGCGGGCTCGGAATGGGAGCCGCCGCGCCGACGATCATGCCCCTGCCGCAAGACAGGAGGTTCCAGCACCAGTCGTGGCAGGCCTTCCCCTTCAACGCCATGCAGCAAGCCTTCCTGCTTTCCCAGCAATGGTGGCACAATGCGACCACCGGTCTCCCCGGCGTCACCAGGAAGCATGAGCGGTTGGTCGAGTTCTACAGCCGGCAAATCCTGGACACGGTTTCACCCTCGAACTTCCCCGCGCTCAATCCCGAGATCATCGACAGGACCGTTCGGGAAAACGGCACCAATTTCGTCAGCGGTGCCAATAACCTGGTCGACGACCTGCTTCGCCTGATCGACGGTAGGCCGCCGACCGGCGCGGAGAGCTTTCGGCCCGGCATGGAGGTCGCCGTCACGCCCGGTGAGGTCGTCTTCCGCAATGAGCTGATCGAGCTCATTCGCTTTGCTCCCATGACGGGCGCGGTGAAGGAGGAGCCGATCCTCATCGTCCCGGCCTGGATCATGAAATACTATATTCTCGATCTTTCGCCGCGCAATTCGCTGGTTCGCTATCTCGTCCAGAGCGGCTTCACCGTCTTCTGCATATCCTGGCGCAATCCGGGCACCGATCAGAGCGGACTCTCATTGGACGACTACCGGCGTCTCGGCGTGATGGCGGCCATGGATGCAGTCGGGAAGGCGACCGGGAGCAGCCGGATCCACGGGGCGGGCTACTGCCTTGGCGGGACGCTGCTGTCGATTGCCGCGTCGGCAATGGCGCGCGATGGCGATCATCGGTTCGCCAGCCTGTCGCTTTTCGCGGCGCAGGTCGATTTCGAAGAACCAGGCGAACTCGGCCTCTTCATAGACGAAAGCCAGATCGCCCTGCTCGAGGACATGATGTGGGTCGAGGGCACCCTCGATCAGCGCCGCATGGCTGGCGCTTTCCAGATGCTTCGCTCGCAGGACCTTATCTGGTCACGCATCGTGCGCGAATATCTGCTCGGCGAGCGCGCTCCGATGACCGACCTGATGGCCTGGAATGCCGACTCGACCCGGATGCCGTTCCGCATGCAGTCGCAATATTTGCGGCAGCTTTACCTGGACAACGATCTTGTCGAGGGGCGCTTTCGCGTCGGCGGCAGACCTGTTCATCTGGAAGACATTGGATCGCCGGTGTTCGCGGTCGGTACCGAGACGGATCACGTCGCGCCGTGGCGCTCGGTATTCAAGCTGACTTATCTCCTCGACACCGACATCGACTTCGTCCTGACCAGCAGTGGGCACAATGCGGGCATCGTTTCCGAGCCTGGCCACCCCGGTCGCTCCTACCGGCGGCTCAGTTGCCGCCACGCGGATATCCGTCCGGACGCGGATGAATGGGCGAAGAACGCGACCGTGACACATGGCTCCTGGTGGCCGGCCTGGGTCGAATGGTTGACGCGCTACTCCAGCCGTGAGGTCGCGGCCGACCGGTTCGACGCCGCAGCTGGCTTGAAGGCGATTTGCGCGGCACCCGGTACGTATGTCCTTGAGCGATAG
- a CDS encoding MFS transporter, translating to MEQFKETTSVRLRTIPAGIWALGLVSLLMDVSSEMIHALLPIYLVTVMGASMVTVGTIEGIAEATAAITKVFSGALSDWLGKRKLLAVIGYGLAALTKPVFPLASSVGWLVAARFVDRVGKGIRGAPRDALVADIAPAHARGASFGLRQALDTVGAFVGPLLAIGLMWLAANQFRTVFWAAVVPGLLAVALLVAAVHEPARPAGLREVRAPLSLAELRRLGSPFWLVVCVATVFTLARFSEAFLILRAQAMDLPIVLAPLVLVVMNVVYSLAAYPAGVLSDRVNRLTMLILGFLILIAADIVLAFPGNLAGVALGVALWGLHLGFTQGLLATLVADTAPAELRGTAFGMFNLSGGLALLAASLLAGMLWDLFGPRMTFLAGAGFTALALLGLGLVRWRMPTLGRNGKAEERAASGS from the coding sequence ATGGAACAGTTCAAGGAAACCACCTCCGTCCGCCTGAGGACCATTCCCGCGGGGATTTGGGCGCTGGGCTTGGTCTCGCTGCTGATGGACGTCTCGTCGGAGATGATTCACGCCTTGCTGCCGATCTATCTGGTCACCGTCATGGGAGCATCGATGGTGACGGTCGGCACCATCGAGGGCATTGCCGAAGCGACGGCCGCCATCACCAAGGTCTTTTCGGGCGCGCTGTCGGATTGGCTGGGAAAACGCAAGCTGCTGGCGGTCATCGGTTACGGCCTCGCCGCCCTCACCAAACCGGTATTCCCGCTGGCTTCGTCGGTCGGCTGGCTTGTGGCGGCCCGCTTTGTCGACCGTGTCGGCAAGGGCATTCGCGGCGCTCCGCGCGATGCCCTGGTCGCCGACATCGCCCCCGCCCATGCGCGCGGCGCCAGTTTCGGACTTCGCCAGGCGCTCGACACGGTCGGCGCGTTTGTCGGACCGCTGCTCGCGATCGGCCTCATGTGGCTGGCCGCCAATCAGTTCCGGACCGTGTTCTGGGCCGCGGTCGTTCCCGGCCTCCTGGCGGTCGCGCTGCTGGTCGCAGCCGTCCATGAGCCGGCCCGGCCCGCCGGCCTGCGTGAAGTGCGTGCTCCCTTGAGCTTGGCCGAGCTGAGGCGGCTGGGGTCGCCCTTCTGGCTGGTCGTCTGCGTCGCCACCGTGTTCACATTGGCGAGGTTCAGCGAGGCATTCCTCATTCTGCGCGCACAGGCCATGGATTTGCCGATCGTGCTCGCTCCGCTGGTGCTCGTGGTCATGAACGTGGTCTACTCGCTTGCAGCCTACCCGGCCGGCGTGCTCTCGGATCGGGTCAATCGCCTGACGATGCTCATTCTCGGCTTCCTGATCCTGATCGCCGCGGACATCGTGCTGGCGTTTCCCGGAAACCTGGCCGGCGTTGCGCTCGGCGTGGCTCTCTGGGGCCTGCATCTGGGGTTCACGCAAGGGCTTCTGGCAACGCTCGTCGCCGATACCGCCCCGGCGGAACTGAGAGGCACCGCCTTCGGAATGTTCAATCTGTCGGGCGGCCTCGCGCTGCTGGCCGCCAGCCTGCTGGCCGGCATGCTCTGGGATCTTTTCGGACCGCGCATGACCTTCCTGGCGGGCGCCGGCTTCACGGCGCTGGCGCTCCTTGGCCTAGGCCTGGTCCGTTGGCGAATGCCGACCCTTGGACGTAACGGGAAGGCCGAGGAACGCGCGGCGTCCGGCTCCTGA
- a CDS encoding hydrolase has protein sequence MTVARHPLDGADPIRETNMQTNETPRYDSSVNTTGCCPRFNPEGWDGQELHFKDKRFLRATTRGVMHIPLNMGNVFSRVSKHIDDAGASDTDQFIVLSRDISPWSSEHLFSVAKSVPGEEMTTLSGDFLTKVFEGPYSQARQWHEEMRQIARNRESEPGDVYFFYTTCPKCAKAYGKNYVVGVTAVA, from the coding sequence ATGACGGTGGCGCGTCATCCGTTGGATGGTGCCGATCCGATCCGGGAAACGAACATGCAGACGAATGAAACGCCTCGATACGATTCCAGCGTAAACACCACCGGCTGCTGCCCCAGGTTCAATCCTGAAGGCTGGGACGGGCAAGAACTGCATTTCAAGGACAAGCGATTTCTGAGAGCGACCACCCGCGGCGTCATGCATATCCCGCTGAACATGGGCAACGTGTTCTCGCGCGTCAGCAAGCATATCGACGACGCGGGAGCCTCGGACACGGATCAATTCATCGTGCTCAGCCGGGATATTTCGCCCTGGAGCAGCGAGCATCTGTTTTCGGTTGCGAAGTCGGTTCCCGGGGAAGAAATGACGACGCTGAGCGGCGACTTTCTGACGAAAGTGTTCGAGGGTCCCTACAGTCAGGCAAGGCAGTGGCACGAGGAGATGCGGCAGATCGCGCGCAATCGAGAATCGGAGCCGGGCGACGTTTATTTCTTCTATACGACGTGCCCGAAATGCGCCAAGGCCTATGGAAAGAACTATGTCGTTGGCGTCACGGCCGTAGCTTAG
- a CDS encoding flavin reductase family protein, protein MKELSLADVYRLIEPGPVVLLTTRSRQGRANVMTMSWHMMMEFTPPTLACVVSSDDFSFAALRETKECVIAIPAVELAEKVVKVGNCSGRDTDKFATTWLTPLRAEQVSAPLVAECFANLECRVVDTRLINRYNLFVLEVVKAWIDPGRPKPRTIHHIGNGAFIVDGEVIHFESRMP, encoded by the coding sequence ATGAAGGAACTGTCGCTTGCCGACGTATATCGGCTCATCGAACCCGGTCCGGTCGTTCTGCTGACGACCAGGTCCAGGCAGGGCCGCGCGAATGTGATGACCATGTCCTGGCACATGATGATGGAGTTTACGCCACCGACGCTCGCCTGCGTCGTGTCGAGCGACGACTTCTCGTTCGCCGCGTTGCGGGAAACGAAGGAATGCGTGATCGCGATCCCCGCTGTCGAGCTCGCGGAGAAGGTCGTCAAGGTCGGCAACTGCTCCGGTCGCGACACGGACAAATTCGCGACGACCTGGCTGACGCCTCTACGAGCCGAGCAGGTGTCGGCGCCGCTGGTGGCCGAATGCTTCGCCAATCTCGAATGCCGCGTCGTCGATACGCGCTTGATCAACAGATACAATCTGTTCGTCCTGGAGGTTGTCAAAGCCTGGATCGATCCGGGGCGGCCGAAGCCGAGGACAATCCATCACATCGGCAACGGCGCCTTCATCGTGGATGGCGAAGTGATCCATTTCGAATCCCGCATGCCTTGA
- a CDS encoding universal stress protein has translation MIYTTILVQLDIDAPATPRLVFAQEIARKFEADLIAMTAGEPSTLVSPSESSPEVAEVLRRRTLELEERIKKLKEEFLAVVGNNERASWRAELDDPTRAVALHARAADLVITGAPPAAAAGDFQRTIDPGALIVSTGRPVLFAADDLSLLKGDKVMVAWKDCRESRRALVDAMPFLRNAKEVTVFSAAEEGALVARDGTADVVRFLMKHGVQARSEFLESDGSSAGDSIIAAADQIGADLIVAGGYGHSRFREWAFGGATRSLLRSGSFHRLLSN, from the coding sequence ATGATCTATACGACAATACTGGTCCAGCTCGACATCGATGCACCGGCGACGCCACGTCTCGTTTTCGCGCAGGAGATAGCGAGGAAATTCGAGGCCGATCTTATCGCCATGACGGCGGGCGAGCCCTCCACGCTGGTGTCGCCGAGCGAGTCCTCGCCGGAGGTGGCGGAGGTTTTGCGTCGTCGGACCCTTGAACTCGAGGAGCGTATCAAGAAGCTCAAGGAGGAGTTCCTCGCCGTCGTCGGCAACAACGAGCGCGCATCATGGCGTGCCGAACTCGACGATCCCACGCGCGCCGTCGCCCTGCATGCGCGAGCGGCCGATCTGGTGATCACCGGCGCGCCGCCTGCCGCCGCCGCGGGCGACTTCCAAAGGACGATCGATCCGGGCGCATTGATTGTCTCCACGGGCAGGCCGGTTCTGTTTGCCGCCGACGATCTCAGCCTCCTTAAGGGTGACAAGGTGATGGTCGCCTGGAAGGATTGCCGCGAATCGCGGCGGGCATTGGTCGATGCGATGCCTTTCCTGCGCAATGCAAAGGAGGTGACGGTTTTCAGCGCTGCGGAGGAGGGGGCGCTCGTCGCGCGAGATGGCACGGCCGATGTGGTGCGCTTCCTGATGAAGCACGGTGTACAGGCCCGCTCCGAGTTTCTGGAAAGCGACGGATCATCGGCCGGCGACTCCATTATCGCTGCGGCCGATCAAATCGGAGCTGATCTCATCGTGGCCGGTGGCTATGGCCATAGCCGGTTCCGGGAATGGGCATTCGGAGGCGCAACGCGGTCCCTGCTCAGATCTGGCTCATTCCACAGGCTGCTGTCGAACTGA
- a CDS encoding universal stress protein, translating into MQLLASLFLPTYPDPPGPKAASNAVAVARQLDATLDAAVINVDIPDVSNALSGFLLDLPAKIREIEAASRNRGKALLEAAAAEASRCNVTLTRQQLKAQPALMGEAAAAEARYFDLCMVDWSPDNDAARMTAEAIVFSSGRPALILPDAKDIGVLGHVVIAWDGSRVAARAVADARPFLERASAISIVTVTDEKTLPSQDIGERLAQGLGARGFRAKAVSIQTGKAEIGIALQEHALKIGGSLLVMGGWGHSRLRDFVLGGATEGILSDLRLPVLMSH; encoded by the coding sequence ATGCAGCTCTTGGCGTCTTTGTTCTTACCGACTTATCCGGACCCGCCCGGACCCAAGGCAGCGTCCAACGCGGTGGCGGTCGCCAGGCAGCTCGACGCCACGCTGGATGCGGCAGTCATCAACGTCGACATTCCGGATGTTTCGAACGCGTTGTCCGGCTTTCTGCTCGACCTCCCGGCCAAGATCCGAGAGATCGAGGCTGCCAGCCGGAATCGCGGCAAGGCATTGCTGGAGGCGGCGGCGGCCGAGGCTTCGCGATGCAACGTGACCTTGACCAGGCAGCAGTTGAAAGCACAGCCGGCGCTGATGGGAGAGGCCGCCGCCGCTGAAGCACGCTACTTCGATCTTTGCATGGTAGACTGGTCGCCGGACAATGACGCGGCTCGGATGACGGCCGAGGCGATCGTGTTCAGCTCCGGCCGGCCGGCTTTGATCCTTCCGGATGCGAAGGACATCGGGGTGCTTGGCCATGTCGTGATAGCCTGGGATGGCAGCCGCGTAGCCGCTCGTGCGGTCGCCGACGCCAGGCCGTTCCTTGAGCGGGCGTCGGCGATATCGATCGTTACCGTGACGGATGAGAAGACGCTGCCGAGCCAGGATATCGGTGAACGGCTTGCACAGGGGCTTGGGGCGCGCGGCTTTCGGGCGAAAGCAGTGTCTATCCAAACCGGCAAGGCTGAAATCGGGATTGCCCTCCAGGAACATGCCCTGAAGATCGGCGGCAGTCTGCTCGTCATGGGCGGATGGGGCCATTCTCGCCTGAGAGACTTTGTGCTCGGCGGGGCGACGGAAGGCATTCTGTCGGATTTGCGCTTGCCGGTGTTGATGTCGCACTAA
- a CDS encoding alpha/beta hydrolase yields MGRIGGFLLVTLIALAAAAGVTFLLYGNELGRLRDAVGRGSLVATLDIGPIEYADSGAGIPLLSIHGAGGGFDQGLALAADLVGEGFRVIAPSRFGYLRTPVPRDPSPAAQGDAHAALLSKLNVPKVVVVGVSAGARSAVELALRHPDKVAALILIVPALYSPTSPVAVNVSFGNRFAFWAVSAGGNFAWWAAETIAPSILIRFLGVRPALVAAAPEAERARVMSFVRSVEPLSLRFPGINIDSAPELHELPLAEITAPTIVVSARDDLFNTLPSAEFAAARIPDAKLVVYDTGGHLLVGREQEVRKAVRAFLEGAGVIP; encoded by the coding sequence ATGGGTCGAATTGGCGGTTTCCTGCTGGTCACGCTCATCGCCCTGGCGGCCGCGGCCGGTGTGACCTTCTTGCTTTACGGGAACGAGCTTGGTCGGTTGCGCGACGCCGTCGGCCGAGGCAGTCTGGTCGCCACCCTCGACATCGGCCCGATCGAATACGCCGACAGCGGTGCGGGCATTCCGCTGCTGTCGATCCACGGCGCCGGCGGCGGCTTTGACCAAGGCCTTGCTCTCGCTGCCGATCTCGTGGGTGAGGGCTTTCGGGTCATCGCGCCGTCGCGCTTCGGCTATCTGCGCACACCCGTGCCGCGAGACCCCTCTCCAGCCGCGCAGGGCGACGCGCATGCGGCGTTGCTTTCCAAGCTGAACGTTCCCAAAGTGGTGGTCGTCGGTGTTTCGGCCGGCGCCCGTTCAGCGGTCGAGCTGGCACTGCGGCACCCTGACAAGGTCGCCGCTCTCATTCTGATCGTCCCGGCCCTTTACTCACCCACCAGTCCCGTCGCGGTCAATGTGAGCTTCGGCAACAGGTTCGCATTCTGGGCCGTCAGTGCCGGCGGCAATTTCGCCTGGTGGGCCGCCGAGACCATCGCACCGTCGATACTCATTCGCTTTCTCGGCGTTCGACCGGCGCTGGTGGCGGCCGCGCCCGAGGCCGAGAGAGCCCGCGTCATGAGCTTCGTCAGGAGCGTCGAACCCCTGTCGCTGCGCTTCCCCGGAATCAATATCGACAGCGCCCCTGAGCTGCATGAGCTGCCGTTGGCAGAAATCACCGCACCGACAATAGTCGTCTCCGCGCGTGACGACCTGTTCAACACGCTGCCGTCAGCCGAATTCGCAGCCGCCAGGATCCCCGATGCCAAACTGGTCGTCTACGACACTGGCGGACATCTTTTGGTCGGACGGGAGCAGGAGGTTCGCAAAGCAGTCCGCGCGTTCCTAGAGGGAGCGGGCGTGATCCCGTGA
- a CDS encoding cytochrome c: MKRRTAFEILPLAIAFALPAWAGDSSQIAYGKRLVETNCARCHAIGPAGASTHPDAPPFRSLHLRYPIEDLQEALAEGISTGHPDMPEFVASPDQIEAIIAYIGSLDR, translated from the coding sequence ATGAAACGTCGAACAGCGTTCGAGATCCTGCCGCTGGCAATCGCCTTCGCATTGCCTGCCTGGGCGGGCGATAGTTCGCAGATTGCCTATGGCAAGAGGCTGGTCGAAACGAACTGCGCGCGCTGCCATGCAATTGGCCCGGCCGGCGCGAGCACCCACCCTGATGCTCCGCCTTTTCGTTCATTGCACCTGCGCTATCCGATCGAAGACCTGCAGGAAGCCCTGGCGGAGGGAATTTCCACTGGTCACCCGGACATGCCCGAGTTCGTGGCCAGCCCTGATCAGATCGAGGCGATCATCGCCTATATCGGCAGCCTCGATCGATGA
- a CDS encoding universal stress protein, whose amino-acid sequence MSYKSILLNLGTDGSIEPLTRVAIDLAKRFDARLIGFCAADAPLPVTMAPEGAAVAAEIWEQSRDEIRQRLKDRRSEFDSLVAGAVKTDWRGAIENPDRALARNSRLADLIVTSAPQGASTGDSYRMADPGSLVLRAGRPVLVAADGAAALPTGKVVIAWKDTREARRAVADAVPLMAMANEITIVAVDHNPDDWIRDGVKDAASFLAGHGIMARTEIIKTDDDEASRLIDFLASVNAELVVSGAYGHSRVREWVFGGVTRSLLDEVWLNRLMSS is encoded by the coding sequence ATGAGCTACAAATCCATTCTCCTGAACTTGGGCACAGATGGGTCGATCGAACCGCTGACGCGGGTAGCCATCGACCTTGCCAAACGTTTTGACGCACGCCTGATCGGCTTCTGCGCCGCCGACGCTCCATTGCCGGTGACGATGGCGCCCGAGGGCGCGGCCGTTGCGGCGGAGATTTGGGAGCAGTCGAGGGATGAAATCCGGCAACGGCTGAAGGATCGGCGCAGCGAGTTCGACAGTCTGGTCGCCGGAGCGGTCAAGACCGATTGGCGCGGCGCGATCGAGAACCCCGATCGTGCCCTCGCCAGGAATTCACGCCTCGCCGACCTGATCGTCACCAGCGCCCCGCAGGGCGCATCCACGGGCGACTCCTACCGCATGGCCGATCCTGGCAGCCTGGTGTTGCGCGCCGGCAGACCGGTGCTGGTCGCGGCCGATGGAGCCGCGGCTCTGCCGACAGGCAAGGTCGTAATCGCCTGGAAGGACACGCGCGAAGCGAGGCGCGCAGTGGCAGACGCCGTGCCGCTGATGGCCATGGCCAACGAGATCACCATCGTGGCGGTCGATCACAATCCGGACGATTGGATCAGGGACGGCGTCAAGGACGCGGCGAGCTTCCTGGCGGGCCACGGCATCATGGCGCGGACCGAAATCATCAAGACGGACGATGACGAGGCCAGCCGCCTCATCGATTTCCTCGCCTCGGTCAACGCCGAATTGGTCGTGTCGGGCGCCTACGGACACAGCCGTGTGAGGGAATGGGTGTTCGGCGGCGTTACCCGTTCGCTGCTCGACGAGGTCTGGCTCAACCGGCTGATGTCGAGCTGA
- a CDS encoding phasin family protein has product MIWNAEEFRAPELLPFAKTGQKFMRATAALQAHSVRALLRCQIEGASFLKRRFEDDLKLLDKLTGGDEFVDAFDVFANFVQNATSDYANEVGKFASIGAKFASETAGRVRKEAETTVDDMAAATLAT; this is encoded by the coding sequence ATGATCTGGAATGCAGAAGAATTTCGCGCGCCGGAGTTGCTCCCCTTCGCCAAAACCGGACAGAAATTCATGCGAGCCACCGCCGCTCTGCAGGCGCATTCTGTCCGTGCCCTCCTGCGCTGCCAGATCGAAGGCGCATCCTTCCTCAAGCGGCGGTTCGAGGATGACCTGAAACTCCTCGATAAACTGACCGGCGGCGACGAATTCGTCGATGCCTTCGACGTGTTCGCGAACTTTGTCCAGAACGCCACTTCCGACTATGCGAACGAGGTCGGCAAGTTCGCTTCCATCGGCGCCAAGTTTGCCTCGGAAACAGCCGGGCGAGTTCGGAAGGAGGCGGAAACGACCGTCGACGACATGGCGGCGGCAACCCTTGCGACCTGA
- a CDS encoding DUF3775 domain-containing protein encodes MKRGIGSEDAETPELAIPVRKVCFIIAKAHEFDVKVAVTEPDTGSNPTDDNEVAVLQDHDDDPVREELGSLISELSIDEQVDLVALTWLGRDDGQATDWEEVRQQAAYAHNKRTARYLCGNPLLGDHLEAGLDALGLSCSG; translated from the coding sequence ATGAAACGCGGGATCGGAAGTGAGGACGCCGAGACGCCCGAGTTGGCAATTCCCGTCCGGAAAGTCTGCTTCATAATCGCCAAGGCACATGAGTTCGACGTCAAGGTTGCCGTTACCGAGCCTGACACGGGATCCAATCCCACGGACGACAACGAGGTTGCGGTGCTTCAGGACCATGATGACGATCCTGTGCGTGAAGAGCTTGGCTCGCTGATCTCGGAGCTTTCCATCGACGAGCAGGTCGACCTCGTGGCATTGACGTGGCTCGGCAGGGATGATGGGCAGGCGACTGATTGGGAAGAGGTCCGCCAGCAGGCCGCCTACGCTCACAACAAACGCACGGCCCGCTATCTGTGCGGCAATCCGCTCCTGGGCGATCACCTTGAGGCCGGGCTGGATGCCCTCGGCCTGTCTTGCTCCGGCTGA
- the groL gene encoding chaperonin GroEL (60 kDa chaperone family; promotes refolding of misfolded polypeptides especially under stressful conditions; forms two stacked rings of heptamers to form a barrel-shaped 14mer; ends can be capped by GroES; misfolded proteins enter the barrel where they are refolded when GroES binds): MAHKQVLFRSAAREKILRGATQLADAVRVTLGPRSKSVLIEKKWGAPIVCNDGVTIAKEFDLKDAEENLGARMLRQAAEKTGDMVGDGTSTSTILAHAMFADGVRNVVAGASAIDIKRGLDRATKRAIETLKQISRPVSTRREKEQVATISAHNDPLIGELIGEAMEKVGGEGVITVEESKTTETVLDVVEGMQFDRGFLSPYFVTDTDKMEAVLEDALVLIVEKKISSLNDLIKLLEAVAKSGSPLLVIAEDVEGEALATLIVNQIRGTFKNCAVKAPGFGDRRKAMLQDIAILTGGQVISEDIGLKLENVTMAQLGRAKRVVVDKDNTTIIGGSGDQKTIKGRVEQIRREISDTTSDYDREKLQERLAKLAGGVAVIKVGAPTEAEMKSKKEALDDAISATKAAVAEGIVPGGGLALLRCIGAVTEEEARCEGDERTGVQILKRALEMPVRQIAENSAVDGGVVVARMTEGKGNFGFDAGRKEYVDLVEAGIIDPTKVVRIALENAVSVASVLLLTEATMTEIAEPAKERALEPEMSM; this comes from the coding sequence ATGGCTCACAAACAGGTGTTGTTCCGCTCAGCGGCACGCGAAAAGATTCTTCGCGGCGCCACCCAACTTGCCGACGCTGTGCGGGTGACGCTCGGTCCGCGCTCGAAGTCGGTGCTGATCGAGAAGAAATGGGGCGCGCCTATCGTCTGCAACGACGGCGTGACGATCGCCAAGGAGTTCGACCTGAAGGACGCGGAGGAAAATCTCGGCGCGCGGATGCTGAGGCAGGCGGCCGAGAAGACCGGCGACATGGTCGGCGACGGAACCAGCACGTCGACTATCCTCGCCCATGCGATGTTCGCCGATGGCGTTCGCAACGTCGTCGCGGGCGCGAGCGCTATCGACATCAAGCGCGGTCTCGACCGTGCGACAAAGCGTGCGATCGAGACGCTCAAGCAGATATCGCGGCCGGTCTCGACCAGGCGCGAGAAGGAACAGGTGGCGACGATTTCCGCGCACAATGATCCGCTCATCGGCGAACTGATCGGCGAGGCGATGGAGAAAGTCGGTGGTGAAGGCGTCATCACTGTAGAGGAATCGAAGACCACCGAGACGGTGCTCGACGTGGTCGAAGGCATGCAATTCGACCGCGGCTTCCTGTCCCCCTACTTCGTCACCGACACCGACAAGATGGAAGCAGTGCTGGAAGACGCACTCGTGCTCATCGTCGAAAAGAAAATCTCCTCGCTCAACGACCTCATCAAGCTGCTCGAGGCCGTGGCGAAATCAGGTTCGCCTTTGCTTGTGATCGCGGAGGACGTCGAGGGCGAGGCACTGGCCACGCTGATCGTCAATCAGATTCGCGGTACGTTCAAGAATTGCGCCGTGAAGGCGCCGGGCTTCGGCGACCGCCGCAAGGCCATGCTGCAGGACATCGCCATCCTGACCGGCGGGCAGGTCATTTCAGAGGACATCGGCCTCAAGCTCGAGAACGTCACGATGGCTCAGCTGGGGCGCGCGAAGCGTGTGGTCGTCGACAAGGACAACACCACGATCATCGGCGGCAGCGGCGACCAGAAGACCATCAAAGGGCGCGTCGAGCAAATTCGGCGAGAGATCAGCGATACGACCAGCGACTATGATCGCGAGAAGCTTCAGGAGCGACTTGCCAAGCTTGCCGGCGGCGTGGCCGTGATCAAGGTTGGCGCGCCGACCGAGGCCGAGATGAAGTCGAAGAAGGAGGCTCTCGACGATGCAATCAGCGCCACCAAGGCGGCTGTCGCCGAGGGTATAGTACCTGGCGGCGGACTGGCTTTGCTGCGCTGCATCGGTGCGGTCACGGAGGAAGAGGCGCGTTGCGAAGGCGACGAGCGAACCGGTGTCCAGATCCTCAAGCGCGCGCTCGAAATGCCTGTGCGCCAGATCGCCGAGAATTCGGCAGTCGACGGCGGCGTCGTCGTCGCCAGGATGACCGAAGGCAAGGGAAATTTCGGCTTCGACGCCGGCCGCAAGGAATATGTCGACCTGGTCGAGGCCGGCATCATCGACCCGACGAAGGTCGTGCGGATCGCGCTGGAGAATGCGGTCTCAGTCGCCAGCGTGCTGCTCCTGACGGAAGCGACCATGACCGAGATTGCGGAGCCGGCGAAGGAGCGCGCGCTCGAACCGGAAATGTCGATGTAA